Proteins encoded by one window of Yersinia massiliensis:
- a CDS encoding class-II fumarase/aspartase family protein, with amino-acid sequence MASNVLDSILFRDSFGTPEMRAIFDDHQLIRNYVTVEIALAKAQARCGVIPVQAAQEIAEKCNADALDFDLLRHETEIVGYPILPLVHQISKQAGESGGYVHWGATTQDIMDTAVVMQIRDAFDVIDQDITTLRQILADLARRYRNTPMAGRTHLQQALPITFGYKAAIWLDMFDRHAERLAQARPRILVGQFAGAAGTLASLGDKGLAVQQAMMEELSLGVPVSTWHVARDGFAEAVNLLGLITGSLGKIAYDVMLLAANEFGELYEPFVKGRGASSTMPQKRNPISSELMLACAKGVRQQAGLMLDAMVQDLERATGPWHAEWIAIPESFILTGGALYQAKFMLKGLIVDEQAMAKNLDMTKGLIVAEAVMMGLAPYIGRQDAHDIVYDACRIVNEEGGRLADVLNAMPAVATRLEPALIDQLTDPVNYLGMAPEMVDQVLKSSAAKN; translated from the coding sequence ATGGCTTCCAATGTTCTTGATTCTATTCTATTTAGAGATTCGTTCGGGACACCCGAAATGCGTGCCATTTTTGACGATCATCAGTTGATCCGCAACTATGTCACCGTCGAAATTGCACTGGCAAAAGCCCAAGCCCGCTGTGGCGTTATCCCCGTACAAGCGGCGCAAGAAATCGCCGAAAAATGTAACGCAGATGCACTGGATTTCGATTTGCTTCGCCATGAAACCGAGATTGTAGGCTATCCGATATTACCGCTAGTTCATCAAATATCGAAACAAGCAGGTGAATCAGGTGGTTACGTTCATTGGGGAGCCACCACACAGGACATTATGGATACTGCGGTTGTTATGCAAATTCGTGATGCTTTCGACGTGATTGACCAAGATATCACGACATTGCGCCAAATTCTGGCCGATCTCGCTCGGCGTTATCGCAATACCCCCATGGCGGGTAGAACTCATCTACAACAAGCTCTACCGATCACTTTTGGTTATAAAGCGGCTATCTGGCTGGACATGTTCGACCGCCATGCTGAGCGCTTAGCGCAGGCACGTCCACGTATTCTGGTGGGCCAATTTGCGGGTGCGGCAGGTACTTTGGCGTCACTGGGCGATAAAGGATTGGCTGTACAGCAAGCGATGATGGAAGAGTTATCGCTTGGCGTGCCGGTATCGACATGGCACGTCGCACGGGATGGTTTTGCTGAAGCCGTTAACCTGCTGGGGTTGATCACCGGTTCGCTGGGTAAAATCGCTTACGACGTTATGTTACTGGCCGCCAATGAATTTGGTGAACTGTACGAGCCGTTTGTCAAAGGACGTGGTGCCAGCAGTACCATGCCGCAGAAACGCAACCCGATTTCCAGTGAATTGATGCTGGCTTGCGCTAAGGGTGTGCGCCAACAAGCGGGGCTAATGCTGGATGCGATGGTGCAAGATTTGGAAAGGGCCACAGGACCATGGCACGCCGAATGGATAGCCATTCCGGAAAGCTTCATTCTTACTGGCGGTGCGTTATATCAGGCCAAATTTATGCTCAAAGGTTTGATTGTGGATGAGCAAGCCATGGCCAAAAACCTCGATATGACCAAAGGGTTGATTGTCGCCGAAGCGGTCATGATGGGGCTCGCACCTTACATTGGCCGACAGGATGCTCACGATATTGTCTACGACGCCTGCCGTATCGTAAATGAAGAAGGTGGCAGACTTGCCGACGTATTAAACGCCATGCCCGCCGTCGCAACACGTCTTGAGCCCGCACTAATCGACCAGTTGACCGACCCCGTTAACTACCTGGGTATGGCACCAGAGATGGTGGATCAGGTGTTAAAGAGTTCTGCGGCTAAAAACTAA
- a CDS encoding DASS family sodium-coupled anion symporter: MSSDSFKGKKIMATVIPLLLGAIIWFSPVPEGLTPQAWHMFAIFAATIAAILTQPLPSGAVMLIALCVAIFTGTLTEAKALSGFASGTVWLIFCAYILSLGFVTSGLGKRIAYKMLSLFGGSSLGIAYSLGVSDLIMAPAMPSVTARSGGIIFPIARSINAVLGSEPGKSGKKIGDFLTMVCFQFTPITGAIFLTGMAANPLVGSLAKTSLGVEITWGGWFVAAVVPAMVCFCLMPLLVYRIINPELKKTPEAKEMGRHALEELGPMTLTEKKVAVGFLLALIGWGTSLLTGLSATSVGLGLAAYLFASRAVDWKALLQDYAAWDTVIWFSVIISLATGLSGLGFIPWMTVKLGSSVHGFGAMQTFVILALLYIYVHYLFATASGHVAALYAPFAATAIAAGAPPMMVAICFGIFSNLMWGNTEYGGGPGPIYFAQGYFERPRFYKINFCVVTVNVIITLVVGLMWWRLLGLY, encoded by the coding sequence ATGTCATCAGATTCATTCAAGGGGAAAAAGATAATGGCGACAGTGATCCCACTCTTGCTGGGTGCCATTATCTGGTTTTCTCCTGTACCGGAAGGACTGACACCGCAGGCATGGCACATGTTCGCCATTTTTGCGGCAACCATCGCAGCCATACTCACCCAACCGCTGCCGTCAGGTGCAGTCATGTTGATTGCACTTTGTGTTGCCATTTTTACTGGCACACTCACTGAAGCCAAGGCGTTATCTGGCTTCGCCAGCGGAACAGTATGGTTAATCTTCTGTGCTTACATTCTTTCTCTGGGGTTTGTCACGTCAGGGTTAGGCAAACGTATCGCCTATAAAATGCTCTCTCTTTTTGGTGGCAGCAGTTTAGGGATTGCCTATTCACTCGGCGTGTCTGACTTGATTATGGCGCCCGCCATGCCATCAGTGACGGCGCGATCGGGTGGCATTATCTTCCCCATTGCCCGCTCAATAAATGCCGTGCTTGGATCAGAACCGGGAAAATCAGGGAAAAAAATCGGTGATTTCCTCACCATGGTCTGCTTCCAATTTACCCCGATTACCGGTGCAATCTTCCTCACTGGGATGGCCGCCAACCCGCTCGTCGGTAGCTTGGCGAAAACCTCATTGGGTGTAGAGATCACTTGGGGCGGCTGGTTTGTTGCCGCCGTCGTACCGGCAATGGTCTGTTTTTGTTTGATGCCGCTGTTGGTCTATCGAATCATCAATCCAGAGCTAAAAAAGACGCCTGAAGCCAAAGAGATGGGCCGCCATGCGCTCGAAGAACTTGGCCCCATGACACTCACGGAGAAAAAAGTCGCCGTGGGCTTTCTGCTCGCGCTCATCGGCTGGGGAACCAGCTTGCTCACCGGTTTGTCTGCCACCAGCGTTGGATTGGGATTAGCCGCCTACTTATTTGCCTCACGCGCGGTAGACTGGAAAGCACTGCTGCAAGACTACGCGGCATGGGACACCGTCATTTGGTTCAGCGTCATTATCAGCTTGGCGACCGGCCTGTCAGGCCTTGGTTTCATTCCTTGGATGACTGTCAAACTGGGAAGCTCTGTTCATGGATTTGGTGCCATGCAGACTTTCGTTATCCTCGCCCTGCTCTATATTTACGTTCACTATTTATTTGCTACCGCCTCGGGACATGTCGCTGCACTGTATGCCCCCTTTGCCGCCACGGCTATTGCTGCCGGAGCTCCCCCAATGATGGTGGCCATCTGCTTTGGGATTTTCAGTAACCTGATGTGGGGCAATACTGAATATGGTGGTGGCCCAGGCCCTATCTATTTTGCGCAGGGATATTTCGAGCGCCCTCGCTTTTACAAAATCAATTTTTGTGTCGTCACCGTAAACGTGATCATTACCTTGGTCGTCGGGCTGATGTGGTGGCGTTTGCTCGGTCTGTACTGA
- a CDS encoding TetR/AcrR family transcriptional regulator, whose product MARVSKQQMALNHEAIVQTSSKLFRARGLNGVSVNDLMAAVGLTHGGFYGHFASKDELAAAASRKALDDSRARWQEISHLPEQSQLRAFVESYLSPEHRDNMENGCAITALAADVARENNENPVCEVYLGGVKTMLDRLASLSNIENDEQRRQHALAQFAMLSGALALARATAGDKISDEFLDAAKKALLNEL is encoded by the coding sequence ATGGCTCGAGTATCAAAGCAACAGATGGCGCTCAATCACGAAGCGATAGTGCAGACATCTTCAAAATTGTTCCGAGCTCGGGGCTTAAATGGCGTTAGCGTGAACGACTTAATGGCAGCAGTCGGTTTAACACACGGCGGATTCTACGGGCACTTTGCCTCCAAAGATGAATTGGCCGCGGCTGCCAGCCGTAAAGCGCTTGATGATTCCCGCGCTCGTTGGCAGGAAATCAGTCATTTGCCTGAACAATCTCAATTACGTGCTTTTGTGGAGTCATATCTCTCTCCTGAGCACCGTGACAATATGGAGAATGGCTGCGCCATTACAGCACTAGCGGCAGATGTGGCACGTGAAAATAATGAAAATCCTGTCTGCGAAGTGTATCTCGGTGGCGTAAAAACCATGCTAGACAGATTAGCGTCTTTATCCAATATCGAAAACGATGAGCAACGCAGGCAACACGCTTTGGCGCAGTTTGCAATGTTGTCCGGCGCGCTGGCTCTAGCACGCGCAACCGCTGGCGATAAAATATCAGATGAATTTCTTGATGCGGCCAAAAAGGCACTGCTTAACGAGCTTTGA
- a CDS encoding tellurite resistance TerB family protein: MNNLMQQLQSMLGQGTKKNGEGNSSLSNMLVPGALGGLAGLLVGSKSSRKLLSKYGSSALLAGGGAVLGTVLWNKYKDKIRQNHQDEPQYGQQTAPVDQRVQRLVMALVFAAKSDGHIDAKERAVIEQNMREAGIDEQGAQLVQQAIDQPLDPQLLARDIKNEEEALELYFLSCAVIDIDHFMERSYLSALGDALKIPQDVRDGIEQDIQLQKQNVAD; encoded by the coding sequence ATGAATAACTTAATGCAACAATTACAATCAATGCTTGGGCAGGGAACCAAAAAGAACGGTGAAGGTAACTCTAGCTTGAGTAATATGTTAGTACCCGGTGCTCTAGGGGGGCTGGCGGGTTTACTGGTTGGCAGCAAATCATCCCGTAAGTTGCTGAGTAAATATGGTAGCAGTGCATTACTGGCTGGCGGCGGCGCAGTATTAGGTACTGTGTTATGGAATAAATATAAAGATAAGATCCGTCAGAATCATCAAGATGAACCACAATATGGCCAACAAACTGCACCGGTCGACCAGCGTGTACAACGATTGGTGATGGCATTAGTCTTTGCGGCAAAAAGCGATGGTCATATTGATGCGAAAGAGCGTGCTGTTATTGAGCAGAATATGCGAGAAGCTGGGATCGATGAACAGGGGGCGCAGCTCGTGCAGCAAGCTATTGATCAACCTCTGGACCCACAATTACTGGCTCGTGATATCAAAAATGAAGAAGAGGCGCTGGAACTCTACTTTCTCAGCTGTGCCGTGATTGATATAGACCATTTTATGGAGCGCAGCTATCTTTCCGCGTTGGGGGATGCACTGAAGATCCCACAAGATGTGCGCGATGGAATAGAACAAGATATTCAACTGCAAAAACAGAATGTGGCTGATTGA
- the bla gene encoding class A beta-lactamase, which translates to MKSGLKRTLFMSVAALPLFLATSIAQANTPVEHAKIQQKLMALEKESGGRLGVTLINTADNSQIHYRADERFPMCSTSKVMAASALLKKSETQKGLMDERIHFKKSDLVTWSPITEKKLQEGMTWAELSAATLQYSDNAAMNLILTQLGGPAKLTEFARSIGDKSFRLDRPEPELNTAIPGDERDTSTPQAMAESLQNLTLGDALAKSQRAQLVGWLKGNTTGAASIRAGLPATWQVGDKTGAGEYGTTNDIAVIWPDNHAPLILVTYFTQPVKDAQNRREILAEAAKIAVSPFVDGIQ; encoded by the coding sequence ATGAAATCAGGATTGAAGCGTACTCTCTTCATGTCTGTCGCTGCGTTGCCACTTTTTCTCGCCACATCAATAGCCCAAGCGAACACCCCAGTTGAACATGCAAAAATTCAGCAAAAGCTGATGGCACTCGAAAAAGAATCAGGTGGGCGTTTAGGTGTCACATTGATAAATACGGCAGATAACTCACAAATCCACTATCGCGCAGATGAGCGTTTCCCGATGTGTAGCACCAGTAAAGTCATGGCCGCTTCCGCGTTGCTCAAAAAAAGTGAAACGCAGAAAGGACTCATGGACGAGCGGATTCACTTCAAAAAATCTGATCTGGTGACTTGGAGCCCGATCACTGAGAAAAAGTTGCAGGAAGGTATGACATGGGCAGAGTTAAGTGCCGCAACATTGCAATACAGTGATAATGCAGCAATGAATCTCATTTTAACCCAGCTCGGCGGTCCGGCTAAATTAACCGAGTTTGCTCGTTCAATTGGGGACAAATCTTTTCGTCTAGACCGTCCAGAACCTGAACTGAATACAGCGATTCCTGGGGATGAACGTGACACCTCGACGCCACAAGCAATGGCAGAAAGCCTGCAAAACCTGACGCTAGGTGATGCTTTGGCTAAATCTCAGCGGGCGCAGTTGGTCGGATGGCTAAAAGGCAATACGACCGGCGCGGCTAGCATCAGAGCGGGTTTACCCGCAACTTGGCAGGTTGGCGATAAAACAGGCGCAGGGGAATATGGTACAACCAATGATATCGCGGTGATCTGGCCTGATAATCATGCGCCATTAATTTTGGTGACCTACTTTACTCAGCCAGTAAAAGATGCCCAAAACAGAAGAGAAATATTAGCTGAAGCCGCAAAAATAGCGGTATCTCCTTTCGTTGACGGTATTCAATAA